A genomic stretch from Mycobacterium cookii includes:
- the ald gene encoding alanine dehydrogenase — MHIGIPTETKNNEFRVAITPSGVAELTRRGHDVLIQSGAGEGSAITDSDFKAAGAELIAGAEDVWADAEVVLKVKEPTPIEYSRLRRGQTLFTYLHLAASRSCTEALLAAGTTSIAYETVQTADGALPLLAPMSEVAGRLSAQVGAYHLMRTEGGRGVLMGGVPGVEPANVVVIGAGTAGYHGARIAAGMGASVTVLDVNLGKLRELDHVFGGRVQTRYSTALEIEAAVKKADLVIGAVLVPGAKAPTLVPNSLVARMKPGAVLVDIAIDQGGCFEDSRPTTHDQPTFRVHDTVFYCVANMPAAVPATSTVALTNATMPYVIQLADNGWRAACRSNPALAKGLSTHNGELLSQRVAADLALPFSDPAAMLV, encoded by the coding sequence ATGCATATCGGCATTCCGACCGAGACCAAAAACAACGAGTTCCGGGTGGCGATCACCCCGTCCGGCGTTGCCGAATTGACCCGCCGCGGCCATGACGTGCTGATCCAGTCCGGTGCGGGCGAAGGCTCGGCCATCACCGACAGCGATTTCAAGGCGGCGGGCGCGGAGCTGATCGCCGGCGCCGAAGACGTGTGGGCCGATGCCGAGGTGGTGCTCAAGGTCAAGGAACCGACGCCCATCGAATATTCGCGACTGCGTCGTGGCCAGACACTGTTCACCTATCTGCACCTGGCTGCATCGCGGTCGTGCACTGAAGCGCTGCTGGCGGCGGGCACCACATCGATCGCCTACGAAACCGTGCAAACCGCCGACGGTGCGTTGCCGTTGCTCGCGCCGATGAGCGAGGTTGCCGGGCGGTTGTCCGCTCAAGTCGGCGCCTATCACCTGATGCGCACAGAGGGCGGTCGCGGCGTGTTGATGGGCGGCGTGCCGGGCGTCGAGCCGGCCAACGTTGTCGTCATCGGCGCGGGGACTGCCGGCTACCACGGGGCGCGGATCGCCGCCGGGATGGGCGCGTCGGTCACGGTGCTCGACGTCAACCTCGGCAAGCTGCGTGAGCTCGACCACGTCTTCGGCGGCCGGGTGCAGACCCGTTATTCGACGGCCCTGGAGATCGAGGCTGCCGTCAAGAAGGCGGACCTGGTGATCGGTGCGGTGCTGGTGCCGGGAGCCAAAGCCCCGACGCTGGTGCCGAATTCGCTTGTCGCGCGCATGAAACCGGGCGCGGTCCTGGTGGACATCGCGATCGACCAGGGCGGCTGCTTCGAAGACTCGCGTCCCACCACCCACGACCAGCCGACGTTCCGCGTGCACGACACGGTGTTCTACTGCGTGGCGAACATGCCCGCCGCGGTGCCCGCGACGTCAACGGTCGCGTTGACCAATGCCACCATGCCGTACGTCATTCAACTCGCCGATAACGGTTGGCGGGCCGCCTGTCGGTCGAATCCTGCTCTGGCCAAAGGGCTTTCGACCCACAATGGTGAGCTGTTGTCCCAGCGGGTGGCCGCCGATCTGGCGCTGCCGTTCAGTGACCCTGCCGCCATGCTGGTCTGA
- the aldR gene encoding HTH-type transcriptional regulator AldR, with protein sequence MTEVNTERVDNAAVRPKDLRAANLDGIDRRILALLHADARITNSALAEELAIAPSTCHGRVRRLMESGVIRGFYADIDPAAVGLPLQAMISVSLQSNARGKIRGFIQQIRRRPQVMDVYFLAGADDFILHVAARDTEDLRSFVVENLNADADVAGTQTSLIFEHLRGAAPI encoded by the coding sequence ATGACCGAAGTAAATACGGAACGCGTCGACAATGCCGCGGTGCGGCCGAAGGATCTTCGGGCCGCCAATTTGGACGGCATCGACCGCCGAATACTGGCCTTGCTGCACGCCGATGCCCGCATCACCAACAGCGCGCTGGCCGAGGAACTCGCCATCGCGCCGTCGACGTGCCACGGTCGGGTCCGGCGATTGATGGAGTCAGGTGTCATCCGCGGCTTCTACGCCGACATCGACCCTGCCGCAGTGGGATTGCCGCTGCAGGCAATGATCTCGGTCAGCCTGCAGTCCAACGCACGCGGCAAGATCCGCGGCTTCATCCAGCAGATTCGTCGCAGGCCTCAGGTGATGGACGTCTACTTTCTGGCCGGCGCCGACGACTTCATCCTGCATGTCGCGGCCCGCGACACCGAAGACCTGCGTTCGTTCGTGGTCGAAAACCTCAACGCCGACGCCGACGTCGCCGGCACCCAGACGTCGCTGATCTTCGAGCATCTGCGCGGCGCAGCGCCGATCTGA
- a CDS encoding SDR family oxidoreductase, with the protein MTILSSPDAPIRSSVTASDGVTLAVHAYTAIDPQRPTVLAIHGYPDNHHLWDGVAAYLIGRYNFVAFDVRGAGESSRPASKANYRFPQLISDIGAVIDSLGVGQVHLLAHDWGSIQSWAAVTDETVMNKVASFTSISGPHLNYAGKFLRSARSPRGVVDVVRQFLASGYIWFFLTPGLPELMVRAGVGIKLVEAFGRIGNSSTQARRNDPVRSTGDYVNGLNLYRANMPGPFMAPGATLPHTTVPVQVLVPRKDVFVTPALQRFTGSIPLGSRVVPIEGGHWVVAARPDVIARLAAEWIDHVVDGEAPADVERTGPRDVRGKLALITGAGAGIGRATALELARNGAETVVIVDRDLAAAQETAKAVREAGARAAAYQADVSDESAMNDLAAQVNKEHGVVDILVNNAGIGMAGRFLETTPEHWDNILGVNLRGVLNGSRAFATQMVDRGQGGTIINVSSAAAFLPSKSMIAYGTTKAAVLAFSESLRADLADDGITVTAVCPGFVNTNIAKNTVYAGMSADEQDRARHRADAAYRRRNYTPEATAKAIVKAVKSGPPVVPIAAESKVGYAMRRISPSLIRLLARYDVRQS; encoded by the coding sequence ATGACCATCTTGAGTAGTCCCGACGCGCCCATTCGCAGTTCTGTGACCGCCTCGGACGGCGTCACATTGGCTGTGCATGCCTACACCGCGATCGACCCACAACGGCCGACCGTGCTGGCGATCCACGGATATCCGGACAATCACCATCTGTGGGACGGGGTGGCCGCGTATCTCATTGGACGCTACAACTTTGTAGCGTTCGATGTCCGCGGTGCCGGCGAGTCGAGCCGCCCGGCGAGCAAAGCGAATTACCGCTTTCCCCAATTGATCTCCGATATCGGTGCGGTCATCGACAGCCTCGGTGTTGGACAGGTACATCTACTGGCCCACGACTGGGGCTCGATTCAGTCTTGGGCCGCCGTCACCGACGAGACGGTGATGAACAAGGTCGCGTCGTTCACGTCGATCTCCGGTCCGCACCTGAATTACGCCGGAAAGTTCTTGCGGTCAGCGCGCAGTCCACGCGGCGTCGTCGACGTGGTCCGGCAATTTTTGGCATCGGGATACATCTGGTTCTTCTTGACGCCGGGTCTGCCGGAGCTCATGGTCCGAGCGGGTGTGGGCATCAAACTCGTTGAGGCATTTGGGCGCATCGGCAACTCGAGCACCCAGGCCCGGCGCAATGACCCGGTGCGATCGACAGGTGACTACGTCAACGGGCTCAACCTGTACCGGGCAAACATGCCCGGCCCGTTCATGGCACCGGGTGCGACGTTGCCGCACACCACCGTCCCGGTGCAGGTGCTGGTGCCGCGCAAGGATGTCTTCGTCACCCCCGCATTGCAGCGCTTCACCGGCTCGATTCCGTTGGGCAGCAGGGTCGTTCCGATCGAGGGCGGTCACTGGGTGGTGGCGGCGAGGCCCGACGTCATCGCCCGGTTGGCCGCGGAATGGATCGACCATGTCGTCGACGGCGAAGCGCCGGCCGACGTCGAGCGCACCGGTCCACGCGACGTGCGCGGCAAGCTGGCCTTGATCACCGGGGCGGGCGCCGGAATCGGGCGTGCCACCGCACTCGAGTTGGCCCGCAACGGCGCCGAGACTGTCGTGATCGTCGACCGTGATCTCGCCGCAGCGCAGGAGACCGCCAAGGCCGTCCGGGAGGCCGGTGCTCGCGCCGCGGCATACCAGGCCGACGTCAGCGACGAGTCGGCGATGAACGACCTTGCCGCGCAAGTCAACAAAGAACACGGCGTGGTCGACATCCTGGTGAACAACGCCGGCATCGGGATGGCAGGCCGATTCCTGGAGACCACACCGGAACACTGGGACAACATCCTGGGCGTCAACCTGCGCGGCGTGCTCAACGGAAGCCGGGCGTTCGCAACGCAAATGGTCGACCGCGGCCAGGGCGGCACGATCATCAACGTGTCGAGTGCCGCGGCGTTCCTGCCGTCGAAGTCGATGATTGCCTACGGCACCACCAAGGCCGCCGTGCTGGCGTTCAGCGAATCGTTGCGCGCCGACCTCGCGGACGACGGCATCACCGTCACCGCGGTGTGCCCGGGATTCGTCAACACCAACATCGCCAAAAACACTGTCTACGCCGGCATGTCGGCCGACGAGCAGGACCGCGCCCGGCACCGGGCGGACGCCGCATACCGTCGCCGCAATTACACGCCGGAGGCGACCGCCAAGGCGATCGTCAAGGCAGTCAAGAGCGGGCCGCCGGTGGTGCCGATCGCCGCCGAGTCCAAGGTGGGCTACGCGATGCGCCGGATCAGTCCGTCGCTGATCCGGCTATTGGCCCGCTATGACGTCCGGCAATCTTGA
- a CDS encoding metal-dependent hydrolase, giving the protein MFTVNDEAVGPHQPGRAAPDDHERLVLEARDVEFDWSALPLHYVPGEPFTTHVLNVLHLLLPAGEDFFVDVFKKTLPLIKDDQLRLDVQGFIGQEAMHSQTHSGVLDYFAAKGVDLTPFTDQIEWLFGKLMGDRPRWSQRRRHSWLLEQVSVVAAVEHYTAILGEWILDSPAHDAIGTDPVMLDMLRWHGAEEVEHKAVAFDVMKHLRAGYWRQLRTQLVVSPMMLLMWIRGVRFLYSVDRDLPPGAKPRWRDYFNAARRGLVPGPLRFVRAIGVYYLPNFHPSQLGGVERAVDYLAVSPAARAAH; this is encoded by the coding sequence ATGTTCACGGTCAACGACGAAGCCGTCGGTCCGCACCAGCCAGGTCGCGCGGCGCCGGACGATCACGAACGGCTGGTCCTCGAGGCGCGCGACGTCGAGTTCGACTGGTCCGCGCTGCCGCTGCACTACGTGCCGGGTGAGCCGTTCACCACGCACGTCCTCAACGTGCTGCACCTGCTGTTGCCCGCCGGCGAAGATTTCTTCGTCGACGTGTTCAAGAAGACGCTGCCGCTGATCAAGGACGACCAACTGCGCCTCGACGTGCAGGGGTTCATCGGTCAGGAGGCGATGCATTCCCAGACGCACTCCGGCGTGCTGGACTACTTCGCCGCCAAGGGTGTGGACCTGACGCCGTTCACCGATCAGATCGAGTGGCTGTTCGGCAAGTTGATGGGCGATCGGCCGCGCTGGAGTCAGCGGCGCCGGCACAGTTGGCTGCTCGAGCAGGTGTCGGTGGTCGCGGCGGTCGAGCATTACACCGCGATCCTGGGCGAGTGGATTCTGGACAGCCCGGCGCACGATGCGATCGGCACCGACCCGGTGATGCTCGACATGCTGCGCTGGCACGGTGCGGAGGAAGTCGAGCACAAGGCCGTCGCGTTCGACGTGATGAAGCACCTGCGGGCCGGCTACTGGCGCCAGTTGCGCACCCAGTTGGTGGTGTCGCCGATGATGCTGCTGATGTGGATTCGCGGCGTCCGGTTCCTGTACTCGGTGGACCGCGATCTGCCGCCCGGCGCGAAACCGCGCTGGCGGGACTACTTCAACGCGGCGCGACGGGGTCTGGTGCCCGGTCCGCTGCGGTTCGTGCGGGCGATCGGCGTGTACTACCTGCCGAATTTCCACCCGTCGCAACTGGGCGGGGTCGAGCGGGCTGTGGACTATCTCGCCGTCTCGCCCGCCGCGCGCGCCGCGCATTGA